In Segatella copri, the DNA window GCTTCTTAGCCTGTATCTGGTAAACATTACGCTCATCATCGTGAACGAAGTTGGCGCCCAGATACTTGAAGCCCAGGAAGTGGGTATCCAGACGGCGACGACCTATCTTATCGCCACCCGGCTGAGCTATGGTAGCCTTGCCACATCTACCGAGCAGCGGACCTATCATGAGCACACTACCACGAAGAGAAGAACATTTCTTCACAAACTCCAGACTGTCGAGATAATCGAGTTTCAACTCATCACTTTGGAATGTATAGTCGTGACGACTGTGCTTGGTTACCTTGACACCTATCTCCTGGAGCAACTTAATCAGGTTGTTCACATCCAGGATGTCCGGCACGTTGGTGATGCGCACAGGCTCGTCGGTAAGGATTGTGGTACAGATAACCTGCAGCGCCTCGTTCTTGGCGCCCTGAGGTGTGATAGTACCTTTGAGCGGATGACCGCCCTCTATGATGAAAGACTCCATAAGCTTGTCTACTATATATAATAATGTGGATTACTTTTTCTTCTTATTATTATTTACATTCTTAGGCTGCGCCTCAATCTTCTCGAAAACGAAGGTATCGAGATCGAGCTGGATATTGCCATCGGTAAAACGTGCCAGATCGGAAGCTACCTTGGCTACATCACTGGAGCCATGACTCCAAGTTACCAGGTCGCGATGCATCTGGTTGGCAGTAAGCTCCACGAGTTTATCGCGCTCCTCACTTGGTTCCATCGTCTTCAGCTTTTCGAAAATCTCGAAGAGCATAGCTCCATAATGGCGCACCGGGATGTGCTGCATAGGATATGGCAAAGGCTCCGGCTTGGTCGCTATCTTCACAGCATCCGATACATCATAAGGGAAATCGATGTCGAGCTGGAAATTGCTCATGATGGCAAGCTGGTCCCAGAGTTTCTGCTCATGGTCCTCTACCCCTCTGTTCTCAGGGAACATACGGTCCATGACTGCAATAATGGTCTCTGCACAGCGCTGGCGCTCTTCACGGTCGGTAAGCGTCAGACAATGGTCTACCATCTGCTGAATCTCACGGCCATACTCAGGCAGAATGAGCTTAGCTCTCTGGGTATTATAGTCTAATCCTTCTATATTCATTCTTACAATATTTTATATAATCAATAATTCTAGAGCAGTTTCTTTGGCATCTTAGCCACGAAATCCTTAAGATAGAAAGGCACGAAATATGCCACATCTTCGAACTTGCCCTCTACAAAACGCTTCTCTGCCAGCGGAGCCATATTCTTAGCCAAAGGCTCAATGCCCTCTACGAGGTGAGCATTCGGATGGTTGATGGTCTCCATACACTTGGCAGCGCCATTTCCGAAGAAGTACACATGATGCTGGTCCAGATATTCCTTGTAGGTATCAGCATCCACAATATCAGCCTGAATAGGGCGAACCACCTTCAGGGCGCGGTCGAGCACTTCGGCATATACCTCCATGCGACGGGCGTCGAGCATAGGTACGATGAGGGCGTCTTCCTCCTCAGGATGTTCGCCAAGCAATACAGGCACTGCCATCAGTTCGAGTGTTGGAACAGCGATGAGTTTCACACCGCGACCATAACAGATGCCCTTCGCCATACTCACACCGATACGCAATCCGGTATAGGAACCCGGACCACAACTTACCGCCACAGCCTCCAGCGGAAGACCATGAGAATCGAGGAAATCAAGAGCCTCATCCACAAACACACCCAACTTAACAGCATGGTTCGGACCTGTGTGATCTTCCTGGTTGAAAATCACCTGTCCACTATCACTAATTGCCACTGAGCACACGTCCGTACTCGTCTCAATATTCAAAATACACGACATAATTAAAAAATATATTCTTAAATAAGGTGCAAATATACTCATTTTCTCGCTTTTTTTTGTACTTTTGCAGAAATTTAACGCGAAAGATTATATGATACAGTCAATGACAGGCTTCGGAAAAGCTACCGCGGCCTTTAAAACAAAGAAGATTAATGTAGAGATAAAGTCATTAAATAGCAAGACTCTTGACCTCTCTACTCGTATTGCTCCGCTCTATAGAGAGAAGGAGATGGAAATCCGTCAGTATATCTCTAAAAATCTAGAAAGAGGCAAGGTTGACTTCGCCATCTGGATTGATAAGGATGCTACTACAGATGCCACTCCTATCAACGCGGCGCTTGTACAGAATTATTACCAGCAAATCAAGAAGATTTCGGCTGAAACAGGCATTCCTGAGCCAACCGACTGGTACAGCACTCTGTTGCGTCTTCCGGATGTAACAACGAAGACGGATGTGGAAGAATTGAGCGATGAGGAGTGGGAAGTGGCAAAAAATGCAATTTGCGAGGCTGTGAACCATCTCGTTGCCTTCCGCAAGCAGGAAGGAGCCGCTCTCCAGAAGAAATTTACTGAGAAGGTGGATAACATCCAGACTCTCCTGGCTAGTATCGAACCATACGAGAAGGCTCGCGTGGAGAAGATCAGACAGAACATCGTTAACGGTCTGCAGCAGATTCCGAATGTGGATTACGACAAGAACCGCCTGGAGCAGGAACTCATCTACTACATCGAGAAGCTCGACATCAGTGAGGAGAAGCAGCGCCTTGCCAACCACCTGAAGTATTTCCGCGAGACCATGAATGAGGAAGGTCATGGTGTAGGAAAGAAACTCGGTTTCATCGCACAGGAAATGGGACGCGAAATCAACACCACCGGCTCTAAGAGCAACCAGGCTGAGATGCAGAACATCGTGGTGAAGATGAAGGACGAACTGGAGCAGATCAAGGAGCAGGTGCTGAATGCCCTCTAAACAAGAGACAGGCACCTCCTCTCTCCCCAAGAGCCGCCTCAAAAGCTCCCTCAAGTGGCGTTTTTGAAAGCCTCGCCCCGTTCCAGGCGATTCCATCGCCTGTCCAAAAAGCCCCCTATCAAACAGCAAATAAAGAAAAGAAGAATAAAAAATGAAGAACGGATTGTTAATTTTCAGCGCCCCATCGGGCAGCGGTAAGAGCACCATCGTAAACTGGCTGATGAAAGAGCACCCGGAATTGAAGCTGGCTTTCTCTATCAGCTGCACCTCTCGTGCTCCGCGCGGTACAGAACAGAATGGTGTTGAGTATTTCTTCCTCTCTCCAGAGAAATTCAAGGCTAAGATTGAGGCTGACGAGTTCCTGGAGTACGAGGAGGTTTACCAGGACAGATTCTACGGCACCCTGAAGTCACAGGTAGAAAACCAGCTTGCCAAGGGCGAGTCGGTGATTTTCGATGTTGACGTGAAGGGTGGTGTAAACATCAAGAAGTTTTATGGCGAACGTGCCTTGAGCATCTTTGTCCAGCCACCTTCGGTAGAGGAATTGCGCCGCCGTCTGGTTGGCCGCAATACTGATGCGCCTGAGGTGATTGAGCAGCGCCTTGCCAAGGCAAGCTATGAGCTGACCTTCGCCCCTCAGTTTGACCACGTGGTCGTAAACGATGACCTGGAAAAGGCTCAGCAGGAGGTTTATCAGCTCGTCAAGACCTTCCTAGACGCAGAGTAAGAAATGAAGAAGGTAGGAATCTTTGGCGGTAGCTTCAACCCCATCCATACGGGCCATATCGCATTGGCGAAAAGCCTTTGCGAGAAGGCCTGCCTGGACGAGGTGTGGTTCATGGTTTCGCCCATGAACCCATTCAAGAAGACCGCTACCGACTTGCTCGACGACCAGCTGCGCCTGGAAATGGTAGAAAAAGCGCTGGAGCACGAGCCACAACTGAAGGCATGCGACTACGAGTTCCGCCTGCCTAAGCCATCTTATACCTGGCACACGCTGCAAGCCATCAGCAAGGATTACCCGGAAAACGAGTTCACCCTGCTGATTGGTGGCGACAACTGGGCTGCTTTCGACAAGTGGTACCACCACGACGACATCCTAGCCCACTATCCCATCGTGGTTTATCCGCGCCAGGGAGCCAGCATAGGCAATGTGCCTGAAGGCGTTACCATCGTAGAAACTCCACTGCTCAACATCAGCAGCACGGAAATCAGAAAGCGTATCAAAGAGGAGGAAAGCATCAGGGGAATGGTGCCGGAATGCATCGAACAACTGGCTGTCAGAAACTACAGGCAGCTCTAAGCATCCCTCTCTCCGAAAACGCTTAAAATCATATTTAAACAACAAACAGCAAAAAATGAGTTGGAAAGAAATCATTAAGAAGTGTCTGAACGTGGCTTCTGCGCCGATTCGCAGAAATGCCAACTTCTTTGTGTTCATGTACCTGCTGGGCATGATCAGTTCTATCGTGACTACACCTGCCAAGGGGACTTTATACGACAACCTGTTCCTGGAACTCTTTGTCGACCTCTATGTGGTGTGTGCCGTTGTCGCCATCTTCCCCAAGAAGGTGCGCTGGGGTCTGCGTGCCGTACTATACCTTATATTATATAGTACAGCTGCCGCCGACACCTATTGCTACGTGAATTTCGGCTCTACGCTCAACCCTTCTATGCTGATGCTGGTGGGCGAGACCAACAGTTCGGAGGCTAGCAGTTTCCTCTCAGCCCTCATCTCTGCCGAGGTTCTCTTCAGTAGTGTGGGCTGGATCCTGCTTCTCGCTCTCATCCAGATTCTCATCGCCATCTTCCGCAAGCAACTCATCAAGCTATACGTTTTCATCATTACCGTTCTGGAGTTGGCTTCTGTCAAGAAACGGCTGATGGCTATCCCCCGCATGACTGCAGCCATGCCTGCCAGCTTCGGAATCCTATGCCTCATCATCTTCATCATAGGATGCTGCACCTCCTGGCACAACAAGATGGCTTACCATAAACTCATGAATGGTAGAACGATAGGCGAAGTAGAGCATATCCTGACAGAAAAGGATCATGCTGTACTCTATCTGCCAATCTACCGACTCCAATTCAGTATCTATGCCAATCAGCTGGCAGCACATCAGATTACCCAACTCATTCATGCTGCCCACGATGTGAAGGTTGACAGCTGCAGCTACCGCTCGCCAAACATCGTGCTGATTATCGGCGAAAGCTTCGGCCGCCATCATTCCCAGCAGTACGGCTATTTTATGGATACCACTCCACAGCAGGTAGCCTTGGAGAAATCGCGCAAGCTCACCAAGTTTAGCGATGTGGTAACCTGCTGGAACCTGACCAGTTTCGTTTTCAAGAACATGCTCTCTACCCATGTGGTAGGCGAGAAAGGCGAATGGTGCGACTATCCGCTCTTCCCTGAAGTGTTCCGAAAGGCAGGCTACAACGTAACCTTCATCACCAACGAATTCCTGCCACAGGCAAAGGAGGCGGTTTACGACTTCAGCGGCGGTTTCTTCCTGAACAACCCGGAACTGAGCAAACTCCAGTTTGACCATCGTAACACCCAGCTCCACGATCTGGACGACGGACTGCTGAAGGATTATGATGACAGTCTGAAGAACTTCCAGAAGGAGCACAACCTCACCATCTTCCACCTGATGGGCCAGCATGTAAACTATAAGCAGCGCTACCGCACAAAGCAAGCCCGGTTCTGGGCAAGCAGTTATGAAGACAAGCGCCCTGAACTGACCAATGCCCAGCGCAAGATGCTGAGTCATTACGATAACGCTACCCTCTACAACGACTCTATCGTAGCCCAGATTGTAAAGCGTTTCCAGAAGCAGGATGCCATCGTCATCTACGTGCCCGACCATGGCGAGGAATGCTACGAAGAGAACCGTGGCTTCATCTGCCGTAACCACTCTGCAGAAATCGACTGGCCGCTGGCGCACTACGAGTTTGAAATTCCGTTCTGGATTTACTGTTCGCCAAAATATATCAGGAACCACCGCGACATTTACCGTCAGATACGCAAGGCTAAGGACAAGCGCTTCATGACCGATGCTCTGCCTCATCTCCTGCTGTATCTGGCTGGCATTGAGACACCTACCTATAAGGAGGAATATAACATTCTGAGTTCGAAATATGACGAGATGCGACCACGTATCCTCAAAAACTCTGCCGATTACGACAAACTTCGTGATGCGCATCTGGAAAAGATAAAAAAGGAAGAAAGTAAAAAGGTAAAAAAGAAAGAAAGGAGAAACTGATTATGAATAGTGCTATTCTATCACGCCCGGCATGCAATGCCCTGAGAGGACTCGCCATCATCGGCATCTTCTTGCATAACTACTGCCATTGGCTGGGACCTATTGTCAAGGAGAACGAGTATCAATACTTCCAGCACAATGTTGACTGGCTGAACCAGGTAATGGTCAGCATGGACCTCAACCTGCCTGTGCACCTGCTCTCGTTCTTCGGCCATTACGGTGTGCCCGTATTCCTCTTCCTGAGTGCTTACGGACTGGTGATGAAATACGAGGCTAAACCTCATCTCTCTACCGAACAGCAGACCAGAATGTACAACATCTCGGGCAAGAAACTTACAGGAAGCATCAACTGGCGCGAACCGCTCCACTTTATCCGCTATCACTATCTGAAGCTCTTCAAGATGATGATAGTAGGTTTCGTGGCATTCACGATGCTCGACCTTATCACGCCTGGCTCTCACCACTATGCAGCGCTCGACATCGTTGCGATGCTGGGCATGTTCAATAATGTATTGCCAAATCCGGATAACATCATCTGGCCGGGTCCGTACTGGTTCTTCGGTCTGATGCTGCAACTTTACATCGTCTATCGTCTGCTGCTCTATCGCCGCCATTGGGGATGGACCGTAGGATTGATGGCCATCTGCATCGTCATCCAGCTCATCCTGGGTTTTGACAATCCAGAGAGTGAAGTGATGAACCGCTACCGCTACAACTTTATGGGCGGCATGTTGCCATTCGGACTGGGCATTCTCTATGCCCGCTATGGCGAAAAGATTCTGATGACCTTCCATTCGCCTATCACCAATTTCTTTGGCTGCATCTTCTGCATCTCGCTGATTTACAGTTTGAGCGGCAGCATGGTTGGCTGGACCTTCGTGCCTTTCTTCTTCTGTCTGCTGAGCGTATTGGTAGCCGACCTGCTCCAGAACATCAGCTGGCTATCAGGTATTTATAAGGTATTAGAGTGGATGGGCAGCATCTCCGCCGCCCTCTTCGTATGCCACCCTATCACCCGCAAGATATTCATCCCTATCAGCCGTCAGGGCGACATCTATGCTGGCCTGCTCCTCTACATCATATCGAGCATCTGCCTGGCATGGCTCTTCACCCAACTGATGAAGAAGATTCCAAACCCGAAATATTAAAAGAAAATCATGAAGATAAAAGATATAGAACTGGCGAATATCAGCCGGTTTCGCGGCGAGTTGATGGGAGCAGCCATGCTGTTCATCATCCTCTTTCATGTGGCATTGCCTAGAGAAGATGCCTTTTTCGGGCTTCGCAGAATGGGCAATGTCGGTGTAGACATGTTCCTCTTTCTCAGCGGAATAGGTCTCTGGTTCTCGTGGATGAAGAATCCTTCTGCCAAGCATTTCTTCATCCGTCGTTATCTGCGCATCTACCCTACCTGGCTCATCATAGCCTGCCTCTTCTATATCCCTTCTTTCCAGGGCGGAAGCACCTGGAACTGGATCTATCTCTTTGGAGAGATAACCATCAACTGGGGGTTCTGGCTGCATGATGAACTCAACTTCTGGTACATCCCGGCTACGATGATGCTCTATCTCTTTGCCCCTGCCTACATGGAACTCATCAAGCGCCATCCTATCTACCGCTGGCTGCCGGTGGTGATGATCATGTGGTGCATCCTGGTACAATATGTTACCCCGATACATCAGGCTGTAGGACACCTGGAGATTTTCTGGAGCCGCGTGCCTATCTTCTTCATCGGCATCAACATGGGTGAGATGGTAAGACAGAAACAGACGCTCGACGGCGCTTCGATATGGATGATATGGCTCATGTTCCTAATGACGCTGCTGGCGAGCATCTTCCTGGAACAGGAGAAGCACGGCATGTTTCCGCTCTTCCTCGAACGCATGCTCTATATCCCGCTTACCATCACCAGCATCCTGCTGCTGAACCGCATCTTCCGCCGCACCCCGAGCTGGTTTAACAAGGGGTTCATGTTTGTGGGAGCGCTGAGTCTGGAGTGTTATCTGCTCCATATCCACTTCGTGCTGAAATACCTAGAACCGCATCACTTGGGCTATTGGCCTACCTTCTTCATCTGCATAGGCATCACCCTGCCTGCAGCATGGATTCTGAGCAAGATAGCCGGATGGATTTCTAAAGAGTTAGCTAAGTTTATCAAGTAAAAAGGAGTTTATTTATTAAGAAAAATAGGAGTTTTATGAACGAGAATAAATTGGAAGACAGTAAAGGGTTTGCAGCGCTGCTGCGACTGGTTCGCCCGAAGCAATGGATCAAGAATGGCTTTATCTTCTTACCGCTGTTCTTTGGCGGCGCCCTGTTGCATATAGATGCCCTACTGGCGGGTCTGATTACTTTCTTCGCCTACAGTTTTGCCGCATCGAGCATCTATTGTTTCAACGATATCTATGATGTGGAGGCCGACCGCCGCCACCCTGTCAAGTGCCATCGTCCGATAGCATCGGGAGCGGTCAGCATCAAACAGGCATACGGACTGATGTTCCTGATGTTTGCCCTCTCTATGGGTATATGCAGCCTGCTCGGATCATGGGAGACGATGGGAATCATCATCTTCTATTGGCTTCTGAATCTCGGCTACTGCGCCAAATTCAAGCAATATGCCATCATCGATGTGTGTATCGTGGCTTTCGGTTTCGTACTCCGTCTGCTGGCAGGTGGTGTAGCTACGGGCATCGTACTCAGTAAGTGGATTGTGCTGATGACCTTCCTCATCACCCTCTTCATGAGTTTTGCCAAGCGCCGCGATGATGTGCTGCGCATGGAGAAGACGGGCGAGGCTCCCCGCAAGAATACCATCCGCTACAACCTCACTTTCATCAACCAAGCTATCACGATTACGGCTTCCGTAACCCTGGTATGTTACATCATGTATACGGTGAGTCCGGAGGTTATCGAGAATTTCCATACCGAGAATCTCTATCTTACGAGTGTCTTTGTGCTGGTCGGTTTGCTGAGATACATCCAGATAGCCGTGGTAGACCAGAAGAGTGGTGACCCTACGAAGATTATCCTGCGCGACCGCATCACCCAGTTTATCGTGCTCGCCTGGTTGCTCTCCTTCCTGATCCTTATTTATATCGTATAAGAAAATGAAGAAAAAATTATATTGTTTCGATTTCGACGGAACGCTGACAACAAGCGATACCCTGCTGGAATTCATCAGATATGCCAAGGGTACCGGTCGGTTTCTGATGGTTTTCCTGATGTACAGTCCGCTCCTGGTACTGATGAAGCTGCATCTCTTTCCCAACTGGAAGGCGAAGCAACTCATCTTTGCCCATCTTTTTGCCGGCATGCGTATCGAGAAGTTTGATGCGCTCTGCCGCGATTTTGCCGAAGAATACCAACATCTGTTGCGCCCCAAAGGTGTTACGCTGGTACACGAAGCCCTGGTTGCAGGTGCTCAGGTTTTCATCGTGAGTGCCAGCATCGACAATTGGGTCCGCCCGTTCTTTAAAGTTCGCGGCCTGGATGGAGTCAAGGTTTTAGGCACCCAGATAGAAGTGATTGACGGCAGACTTACCGGCAAGTTCAAGAGCAACAACTGCTATGGCGAGGAAAAGGTGCATCGCATCTGCGAGGCACTGACCACCACTGCCGCCAATGCCTACGGTACCCCCTCATTATCTTTCGACCGCTCCCAATATGAGATAGAGGCATTTGGCGACAGCCGAGGCGACAAGGAGATGCTCGCCTATGCCGATAAAGGTCATTACAAGCCTTTTAGATAAAACGTGGTTATTAGCCCAAAATCAAGTGAACAGGTCGTCCATTGTAATTTGTACTTGAGCCAAGGCTGCATACTGTGTAAGGCGCACGCCAAAAGTAGTAATCATCGTTGGGATAATGCCACTTTTTATCCCTGTTTCTGCCACGAAATCAGCCATACGATTACGAATGCGCATATCCTCCTCCTTAGTGATCGTGTAAGGCATCTGCGAATACTTGATTTCACATAGATTCACGAGATTATCGGCACGTTCTATCAGTAAGTCGATTTGCGCAGCTGGCTTTGAAACCTTACTTCGCCAAGAATAATACTCGGTATGGATTTGGTCTATCCCCAAGAAATGCTTGATTTGAGGAATATGCAACATGCAAACTCGCTCAAAAGCCAAGCCATACCAAGTATTTTGACGAGGTTTTCCCATCAAGTGAGTCCAATATTCCGTGTCCGTCGTACCAGGATGGCAAAACGTCATATAAAATAATGTATAGAGGTCGGTGAGCTGAAAGATTTGATCTTTCTGCTTTATCTTCTTATCCCTGGTATTATACCCTCTTACAAAATCGCAATTTATCAATTCACTAAGAACCTTTGTCAAAGTTCCACCCGATTTCAACTTCAATTTCTCCATGATTTCCTTTCGGGTCATACCTTGTCTGCATGAGGCAAGTACCTCTATGACACGCATATAGGACTCAGAATTTCTAAACAAGGACGAATATAGTCTTCCATATTCTCGCTTCAGTTCAGCGTGGGATGAGAAAAACAATCTGTCGACATTCCCTTCCACACCTTGCTTTTTATCCAACAAACTGAGATAATAAGGCACCCCACCAAGGATGCTATATATCTGAAGGATAGAAATGCGAGTCCATGAGAAT includes these proteins:
- the nadD gene encoding nicotinate (nicotinamide) nucleotide adenylyltransferase, with product MKKVGIFGGSFNPIHTGHIALAKSLCEKACLDEVWFMVSPMNPFKKTATDLLDDQLRLEMVEKALEHEPQLKACDYEFRLPKPSYTWHTLQAISKDYPENEFTLLIGGDNWAAFDKWYHHDDILAHYPIVVYPRQGASIGNVPEGVTIVETPLLNISSTEIRKRIKEEESIRGMVPECIEQLAVRNYRQL
- a CDS encoding HAD family hydrolase — translated: MKKKLYCFDFDGTLTTSDTLLEFIRYAKGTGRFLMVFLMYSPLLVLMKLHLFPNWKAKQLIFAHLFAGMRIEKFDALCRDFAEEYQHLLRPKGVTLVHEALVAGAQVFIVSASIDNWVRPFFKVRGLDGVKVLGTQIEVIDGRLTGKFKSNNCYGEEKVHRICEALTTTAANAYGTPSLSFDRSQYEIEAFGDSRGDKEMLAYADKGHYKPFR
- a CDS encoding DUF4290 domain-containing protein; this translates as MNIEGLDYNTQRAKLILPEYGREIQQMVDHCLTLTDREERQRCAETIIAVMDRMFPENRGVEDHEQKLWDQLAIMSNFQLDIDFPYDVSDAVKIATKPEPLPYPMQHIPVRHYGAMLFEIFEKLKTMEPSEERDKLVELTANQMHRDLVTWSHGSSDVAKVASDLARFTDGNIQLDLDTFVFEKIEAQPKNVNNNKKKK
- a CDS encoding acyltransferase family protein, which gives rise to MNSAILSRPACNALRGLAIIGIFLHNYCHWLGPIVKENEYQYFQHNVDWLNQVMVSMDLNLPVHLLSFFGHYGVPVFLFLSAYGLVMKYEAKPHLSTEQQTRMYNISGKKLTGSINWREPLHFIRYHYLKLFKMMIVGFVAFTMLDLITPGSHHYAALDIVAMLGMFNNVLPNPDNIIWPGPYWFFGLMLQLYIVYRLLLYRRHWGWTVGLMAICIVIQLILGFDNPESEVMNRYRYNFMGGMLPFGLGILYARYGEKILMTFHSPITNFFGCIFCISLIYSLSGSMVGWTFVPFFFCLLSVLVADLLQNISWLSGIYKVLEWMGSISAALFVCHPITRKIFIPISRQGDIYAGLLLYIISSICLAWLFTQLMKKIPNPKY
- a CDS encoding YicC/YloC family endoribonuclease → MIQSMTGFGKATAAFKTKKINVEIKSLNSKTLDLSTRIAPLYREKEMEIRQYISKNLERGKVDFAIWIDKDATTDATPINAALVQNYYQQIKKISAETGIPEPTDWYSTLLRLPDVTTKTDVEELSDEEWEVAKNAICEAVNHLVAFRKQEGAALQKKFTEKVDNIQTLLASIEPYEKARVEKIRQNIVNGLQQIPNVDYDKNRLEQELIYYIEKLDISEEKQRLANHLKYFRETMNEEGHGVGKKLGFIAQEMGREINTTGSKSNQAEMQNIVVKMKDELEQIKEQVLNAL
- a CDS encoding decaprenyl-phosphate phosphoribosyltransferase, whose amino-acid sequence is MNENKLEDSKGFAALLRLVRPKQWIKNGFIFLPLFFGGALLHIDALLAGLITFFAYSFAASSIYCFNDIYDVEADRRHPVKCHRPIASGAVSIKQAYGLMFLMFALSMGICSLLGSWETMGIIIFYWLLNLGYCAKFKQYAIIDVCIVAFGFVLRLLAGGVATGIVLSKWIVLMTFLITLFMSFAKRRDDVLRMEKTGEAPRKNTIRYNLTFINQAITITASVTLVCYIMYTVSPEVIENFHTENLYLTSVFVLVGLLRYIQIAVVDQKSGDPTKIILRDRITQFIVLAWLLSFLILIYIV
- a CDS encoding acyltransferase family protein, with protein sequence MKIKDIELANISRFRGELMGAAMLFIILFHVALPREDAFFGLRRMGNVGVDMFLFLSGIGLWFSWMKNPSAKHFFIRRYLRIYPTWLIIACLFYIPSFQGGSTWNWIYLFGEITINWGFWLHDELNFWYIPATMMLYLFAPAYMELIKRHPIYRWLPVVMIMWCILVQYVTPIHQAVGHLEIFWSRVPIFFIGINMGEMVRQKQTLDGASIWMIWLMFLMTLLASIFLEQEKHGMFPLFLERMLYIPLTITSILLLNRIFRRTPSWFNKGFMFVGALSLECYLLHIHFVLKYLEPHHLGYWPTFFICIGITLPAAWILSKIAGWISKELAKFIK
- the tsaB gene encoding tRNA (adenosine(37)-N6)-threonylcarbamoyltransferase complex dimerization subunit type 1 TsaB, which translates into the protein MSCILNIETSTDVCSVAISDSGQVIFNQEDHTGPNHAVKLGVFVDEALDFLDSHGLPLEAVAVSCGPGSYTGLRIGVSMAKGICYGRGVKLIAVPTLELMAVPVLLGEHPEEEDALIVPMLDARRMEVYAEVLDRALKVVRPIQADIVDADTYKEYLDQHHVYFFGNGAAKCMETINHPNAHLVEGIEPLAKNMAPLAEKRFVEGKFEDVAYFVPFYLKDFVAKMPKKLL
- the gmk gene encoding guanylate kinase is translated as MKNGLLIFSAPSGSGKSTIVNWLMKEHPELKLAFSISCTSRAPRGTEQNGVEYFFLSPEKFKAKIEADEFLEYEEVYQDRFYGTLKSQVENQLAKGESVIFDVDVKGGVNIKKFYGERALSIFVQPPSVEELRRRLVGRNTDAPEVIEQRLAKASYELTFAPQFDHVVVNDDLEKAQQEVYQLVKTFLDAE
- a CDS encoding phosphoethanolamine transferase yields the protein MSWKEIIKKCLNVASAPIRRNANFFVFMYLLGMISSIVTTPAKGTLYDNLFLELFVDLYVVCAVVAIFPKKVRWGLRAVLYLILYSTAAADTYCYVNFGSTLNPSMLMLVGETNSSEASSFLSALISAEVLFSSVGWILLLALIQILIAIFRKQLIKLYVFIITVLELASVKKRLMAIPRMTAAMPASFGILCLIIFIIGCCTSWHNKMAYHKLMNGRTIGEVEHILTEKDHAVLYLPIYRLQFSIYANQLAAHQITQLIHAAHDVKVDSCSYRSPNIVLIIGESFGRHHSQQYGYFMDTTPQQVALEKSRKLTKFSDVVTCWNLTSFVFKNMLSTHVVGEKGEWCDYPLFPEVFRKAGYNVTFITNEFLPQAKEAVYDFSGGFFLNNPELSKLQFDHRNTQLHDLDDGLLKDYDDSLKNFQKEHNLTIFHLMGQHVNYKQRYRTKQARFWASSYEDKRPELTNAQRKMLSHYDNATLYNDSIVAQIVKRFQKQDAIVIYVPDHGEECYEENRGFICRNHSAEIDWPLAHYEFEIPFWIYCSPKYIRNHRDIYRQIRKAKDKRFMTDALPHLLLYLAGIETPTYKEEYNILSSKYDEMRPRILKNSADYDKLRDAHLEKIKKEESKKVKKKERRN
- a CDS encoding ATP-binding protein, whose product is MEQIIGRKKEIELLTEYYHSGKAEFVAVYGRRRIGKTYLVRNLFRDKFAFDMSGSIEAPAEAQLSNFGFALREYGDSKQPIPTNWTEAFEALKQLLKAKMKGERLVVFIDELPCLDTPKSGFQQAFEHFWNGWAAYQSEIMLIVCGSATSWMIANLIDSHGGLHNRITHEMYLAPFTLRETELMLQAYGFSWTRISILQIYSILGGVPYYLSLLDKKQGVEGNVDRLFFSSHAELKREYGRLYSSLFRNSESYMRVIEVLASCRQGMTRKEIMEKLKLKSGGTLTKVLSELINCDFVRGYNTRDKKIKQKDQIFQLTDLYTLFYMTFCHPGTTDTEYWTHLMGKPRQNTWYGLAFERVCMLHIPQIKHFLGIDQIHTEYYSWRSKVSKPAAQIDLLIERADNLVNLCEIKYSQMPYTITKEEDMRIRNRMADFVAETGIKSGIIPTMITTFGVRLTQYAALAQVQITMDDLFT